One window of Nostoc sp. C052 genomic DNA carries:
- a CDS encoding 3-oxoacyl-ACP synthase III family protein — protein sequence MVYSSVGIRSLALSLPSIRRTNDYYIEKYPELVTLAEQKGFARLFSLTESTPSNEFDREMLPYLSDPFRGTTERWVLGSGESSLTLEYRAAIDALNAAKLSLEDVELIIVASVWPEQIGFGNAAFLARQLGFQGAAWNLDATCGSTPVALQTACALVKAGEYRNVLVVISCTYSRFFDDDDTFRWFTSDGAGAFVVGSLEPNQGILGTKTVHTGALCEVLFAELTQDEQKNPRIRMQTGKGAKALGQTAAEFLRQCCEGAVAAAGVTLEQIDFFLFNTPTAWIASFCTHILGIDPKRTINLYPQYANIGPVLTVANLYHAAQLGKIRENDLVLIYGSGAVGVASASVMRWGNVALGSDPLNKNDSTVEAAENRSFLSC from the coding sequence ACTATTACATAGAAAAATACCCTGAGCTAGTTACTTTAGCTGAACAAAAAGGCTTTGCAAGATTGTTTTCGCTCACTGAGTCTACCCCCAGTAACGAGTTTGATCGGGAGATGTTACCTTACCTGTCAGATCCCTTTCGCGGTACTACTGAGCGATGGGTACTTGGATCTGGTGAATCTTCCCTGACACTAGAATATCGTGCTGCGATCGATGCCCTCAATGCGGCAAAGCTTTCTCTTGAAGACGTTGAACTTATAATTGTTGCCTCAGTCTGGCCGGAACAAATTGGATTTGGCAATGCCGCCTTCCTTGCCCGCCAACTAGGTTTTCAGGGTGCTGCCTGGAATCTTGATGCAACTTGCGGAAGTACTCCGGTTGCTCTTCAAACTGCCTGTGCCTTGGTCAAAGCAGGAGAATATCGCAATGTGCTAGTAGTCATTTCATGTACGTACTCCCGCTTTTTTGACGATGATGATACCTTCCGGTGGTTTACTAGTGATGGTGCTGGGGCTTTTGTTGTTGGTTCACTAGAACCTAATCAGGGTATCCTTGGCACAAAGACCGTTCATACTGGTGCATTGTGTGAAGTTCTCTTTGCTGAACTCACACAAGACGAGCAAAAAAATCCGCGAATCCGTATGCAAACGGGTAAGGGCGCAAAAGCTTTAGGTCAAACAGCAGCAGAGTTTCTTCGTCAATGTTGTGAGGGTGCTGTTGCTGCTGCTGGTGTAACCCTCGAACAAATAGACTTTTTTCTTTTTAATACACCTACGGCTTGGATAGCAAGCTTTTGCACGCACATACTGGGTATTGACCCAAAGCGTACAATCAACCTTTACCCTCAATACGCAAATATTGGCCCAGTACTCACTGTGGCAAATTTGTATCATGCTGCACAGTTGGGCAAGATTCGTGAAAACGATCTGGTTCTCATTTATGGTTCTGGGGCAGTGGGTGTTGCCTCTGCAAGTGTGATGCGCTGGGGAAATGTAGCACTGGGTTCTGATCCCCTGAATAAAAATGACTCGACAGTAGAAGCTGCTGAAAATAGGAGCTTTCTTTCTTGTTAA